A stretch of Aureispira sp. CCB-E DNA encodes these proteins:
- a CDS encoding polysaccharide deacetylase family protein → MNEIFIYTPTLNPRISYIFDLIFNQILGIPKVSLSTDLYAFNQTKEVAKINYSNHFIEDVLQFSPHSFLFETGIRAIRLDFKEHKNLMAAFFHPSTLHNQQAIFPFDPFALSFYLVSRYEEYLPFDADQFGRFSANNSQAYKHGFLQQPLVNLWAQRIKRLLQQHYPYLEYHSPSYQYTPTYDIDYAYAFLNKGWLRQGAAFAKNLLRLDRTTLVAQIKTWLRLQKDPYYTFDYLDSLDSTYQIHPIYFWLVGDYGTYDKNIHHSNKHFRELIQTKSQTHPIGIHPSFGSNRNQAITKKELYRLRDITQQSIQKSRQHFLMLQFPKTYSELAQLGIQEDYTMGYAQQLGFRASIAHPFYWYNLETEECTELQVFPFQLMDVTLNTYLNLTPKEAIKQAHQIIEQTKQVEGHLISIWHNNSFCEQAQWKGWRAVYEAILQEAVTKL, encoded by the coding sequence ATGAATGAAATTTTCATCTATACCCCTACTCTAAACCCTAGGATTTCTTATATTTTTGACTTAATATTCAATCAAATTTTAGGTATTCCTAAGGTAAGCCTTAGCACTGATCTTTATGCTTTTAACCAAACAAAAGAAGTCGCCAAAATCAATTATAGCAATCACTTTATTGAAGATGTGTTGCAGTTTTCTCCACATTCTTTTTTATTCGAAACAGGAATACGAGCCATTCGTCTTGATTTTAAAGAGCATAAAAACTTAATGGCTGCATTTTTTCACCCTTCTACCCTTCATAATCAACAGGCTATTTTTCCTTTTGACCCATTTGCCCTTAGTTTTTATCTTGTCAGTCGTTACGAAGAGTACCTACCTTTTGATGCCGATCAGTTTGGGCGTTTTTCAGCCAATAACAGCCAAGCTTATAAACATGGATTTTTGCAACAACCCTTGGTCAATCTTTGGGCTCAAAGAATTAAAAGATTGTTACAACAACACTATCCTTACCTCGAATACCATTCCCCTTCTTATCAATACACGCCTACTTACGATATTGATTATGCCTATGCTTTTTTAAACAAAGGTTGGCTTCGACAAGGAGCAGCTTTTGCCAAAAACCTCTTGCGTTTAGACCGCACGACTCTTGTAGCACAAATCAAGACTTGGTTACGATTGCAAAAGGACCCTTATTATACGTTTGATTATTTAGACAGTTTAGATTCAACCTATCAAATCCATCCCATCTATTTTTGGTTGGTAGGTGATTATGGGACTTATGATAAAAACATTCATCATAGTAATAAACATTTTCGAGAGCTGATTCAGACCAAAAGCCAAACACATCCAATAGGAATACACCCCTCTTTTGGATCTAATCGAAATCAAGCCATTACGAAAAAAGAGCTTTATCGTTTACGAGACATTACGCAACAATCCATACAAAAAAGTAGGCAACATTTTTTAATGTTGCAATTCCCTAAAACATATTCTGAACTTGCCCAATTAGGAATTCAGGAAGATTATACCATGGGTTATGCCCAACAGCTAGGTTTTAGAGCTAGTATAGCCCATCCATTTTATTGGTATAATTTGGAAACAGAAGAATGTACCGAGCTCCAAGTTTTTCCATTTCAGTTGATGGATGTTACCTTAAATACGTATCTAAACCTTACTCCCAAAGAAGCTATTAAACAAGCTCATCAGATTATTGAGCAAACCAAGCAAGTAGAAGGGCATTTAATTAGTATTTGGCACAATAACTCTTTCTGTGAACAAGCTCAATGGAAAGGATGGCGAGCTGTTTATGAAGCAATTTTGCAAGAAGCAGTCACTAAGCTTTAA
- the accC gene encoding acetyl-CoA carboxylase biotin carboxylase subunit, which translates to MFKKILIANRGEIALRVIRTCKEMGIKTVAIYSTADADSLHVRFADEAVCVGPPASNLSYLNIPNIMAAVEITNADAVHPGYGFLAENAEFAEICAQSEVKFIGPDPDHIRKMGDKITAKETMVKAGVPVIPGSDGLVKNLDDAKTIAQEVGYPIMLKATAGGGGKGMRLVWNEDELESNLTAAQNEARASFGNDGMYIEKFVEEPRHIEVQIAGDQYGEVCHLSERECSIQRRHQKLLEESPSPYLTDELREKMGAAAVAAGKAINYEGVGTVEFLVDKHHNFYFMEMNTRIQVEHTVTEEVIDYDLIREQIKIAAGEKISGENYYPTMHAIECRINAEDPFMNFRPCPGKITSFHSSKGHGIRVDTHVYAGYTISPYYDSMIAKLICKARTREECISKMRRALDEFIVEGIKTTVPFHRMLMDNENFISGNFTTKFIDSMDLDKLKPKES; encoded by the coding sequence ATGTTCAAGAAAATATTAATTGCCAATCGAGGCGAGATAGCTTTGCGTGTTATTAGAACATGTAAAGAAATGGGCATCAAAACTGTTGCTATTTATTCAACAGCAGATGCTGACAGTCTACATGTGCGCTTCGCTGATGAAGCAGTTTGTGTAGGACCTCCAGCAAGTAATTTGTCGTACTTAAACATTCCTAATATTATGGCTGCGGTAGAAATTACCAATGCCGATGCCGTGCATCCTGGATATGGATTCTTGGCAGAGAATGCTGAGTTTGCTGAAATTTGTGCGCAAAGTGAAGTGAAATTTATCGGTCCAGATCCTGACCATATTCGCAAAATGGGAGATAAAATTACCGCTAAGGAGACAATGGTAAAAGCAGGCGTGCCTGTTATTCCTGGTTCTGATGGCTTGGTAAAAAATCTGGATGATGCTAAAACCATTGCTCAAGAAGTTGGGTATCCGATCATGCTTAAAGCTACCGCTGGTGGTGGTGGTAAAGGAATGCGTTTGGTTTGGAATGAAGACGAGTTAGAGTCTAATTTGACTGCTGCTCAAAATGAGGCTAGAGCTTCTTTTGGTAACGACGGTATGTATATCGAGAAGTTTGTAGAAGAGCCACGTCACATTGAAGTGCAAATTGCTGGTGATCAATATGGTGAAGTTTGTCACCTTTCAGAGCGTGAATGTTCTATCCAACGTCGCCACCAAAAATTATTGGAAGAATCACCTTCTCCTTATTTGACAGATGAATTGCGTGAAAAAATGGGAGCTGCTGCGGTTGCTGCTGGTAAAGCAATCAACTATGAGGGAGTAGGTACTGTAGAATTCTTGGTGGACAAACATCACAACTTCTACTTTATGGAAATGAATACTCGTATTCAAGTAGAACATACTGTAACGGAAGAAGTGATTGATTATGATTTGATCCGTGAGCAAATTAAAATTGCTGCTGGTGAGAAAATTTCAGGTGAAAATTATTATCCAACGATGCACGCAATTGAGTGCCGTATCAATGCAGAAGATCCTTTCATGAACTTCCGTCCTTGTCCAGGAAAAATTACATCTTTCCACAGTTCTAAAGGACACGGGATTCGTGTAGATACACACGTATATGCAGGATATACGATTTCTCCTTATTATGATTCTATGATTGCAAAGTTGATTTGTAAAGCTAGAACAAGAGAGGAATGTATTAGCAAAATGCGTCGTGCCTTGGATGAATTTATTGTAGAGGGAATTAAAACGACAGTTCCTTTCCATCGTATGTTGATGGATAATGAGAACTTTATCTCTGGTAACTTTACAACCAAATTCATTGACTCGATGGATTTAGATAAGTTAAAACCAAAAGAAAGTTAA
- the accB gene encoding acetyl-CoA carboxylase biotin carboxyl carrier protein: protein MEFEKIKELIKLIQKSKISEFKYEDEASKISIRTKNYSAQKEVIVQPSVMPGMQVPSVAATPVAPAANNDNAATPAATKESAPAAEESNNYIEIKSPMVGTFYRSASPEKPAFVKVGDSIGGDDTVCLIEAMKLFNEVKAEVEGRIVKVMVEDASPVEYGQVLFLVEPA, encoded by the coding sequence ATGGAGTTTGAGAAAATCAAAGAACTCATTAAGTTGATTCAGAAAAGTAAAATCAGCGAATTTAAATATGAAGACGAGGCTTCTAAAATTAGTATTCGTACTAAAAACTATTCTGCTCAGAAAGAGGTTATTGTACAGCCTTCTGTTATGCCAGGAATGCAAGTACCAAGTGTTGCTGCTACGCCTGTAGCTCCTGCTGCTAACAATGATAATGCTGCCACTCCTGCCGCTACCAAAGAAAGTGCACCAGCAGCAGAAGAATCAAATAATTATATTGAAATTAAATCGCCAATGGTAGGTACTTTCTACCGCTCTGCATCACCAGAAAAACCAGCGTTTGTAAAAGTTGGAGATTCTATTGGTGGTGATGATACGGTTTGTTTGATTGAGGCTATGAAATTGTTTAATGAGGTTAAAGCAGAAGTTGAAGGTCGTATTGTGAAAGTAATGGTAGAGGATGCTAGCCCTGTTGAATATGGACAAGTATTGTTCTTAGTTGAGCCAGCTTAA
- a CDS encoding ion transporter, translated as MFLIILNGLLIGVQTYDNAPDSIRVIQLSILFVFFLEIIIRWTGRRTTEEYIGDWWNWFDIFILMLGVIPEVADILLENSSAEQQNIMSTLRILRVVQLTRSIRAIGELQLLIGVLIKSIRSLSYIAVLFLLIMYIYAIIGVTLFKNPDYANSEHIKLTSSNPDPYGDLGEAFFTLFRILTGEDWTDLRYNLLSGKEVTGSVPVASNTVITFYHVSWMIIAAYLLINLVIGAIVNNFQIVLESQKEAEDKLVNSKGKPLASGDGDRPDDDSRRPIKRPKV; from the coding sequence TATTGATTGGAGTTCAAACTTATGACAATGCCCCCGATTCTATTCGAGTGATTCAGTTGTCCATTTTATTTGTTTTCTTTTTGGAAATCATTATTCGTTGGACTGGACGAAGAACAACAGAGGAGTATATTGGAGATTGGTGGAACTGGTTTGATATCTTTATATTAATGTTGGGCGTTATTCCTGAAGTAGCCGATATTTTACTCGAAAACAGTAGTGCAGAGCAACAAAATATCATGTCGACACTGCGAATACTAAGGGTTGTCCAATTGACACGCTCTATTCGCGCTATTGGAGAACTTCAGTTGCTAATTGGTGTCTTGATAAAGTCGATACGATCCTTATCGTATATCGCTGTTCTTTTCTTGCTAATCATGTATATTTATGCGATCATAGGAGTTACTTTATTTAAAAATCCCGATTATGCTAATTCGGAGCATATCAAATTGACATCTAGTAATCCTGACCCTTACGGTGATTTAGGAGAAGCATTTTTTACGTTGTTTAGAATTTTAACGGGGGAGGACTGGACCGATTTGAGATACAACTTATTATCAGGGAAAGAAGTGACTGGAAGTGTACCTGTCGCATCGAATACGGTGATTACTTTTTATCATGTTTCTTGGATGATTATAGCAGCTTATTTGCTTATTAACTTGGTAATTGGCGCTATTGTAAACAATTTCCAAATTGTTTTGGAATCACAAAAAGAAGCCGAAGATAAATTAGTAAATTCCAAAGGAAAACCTTTAGCGAGTGGTGACGGTGATCGCCCCGATGATGATAGCAGACGTCCTATTAAGAGACCTAAGGTTTAG
- the efp gene encoding elongation factor P, producing the protein MATTSDIRKGMCLEHNGQTYIIVEFQHVKPGKGNAFVRTKLKNLTNGKVVDHTFPAGHKIEDVRVERRQYQYLYDDEERLYFMNNETFNQIDVMKEMVDNLQFLKEGMDVEVLFHAEKEIPLACSLPQYIILEVTEVEPGAKGNTATNTLTPAIVETGAEVRVPLFIKQGDLIRIESETGAYMERMKK; encoded by the coding sequence GTGGCTACAACATCAGATATTCGCAAAGGAATGTGTCTTGAACACAACGGGCAGACATATATCATCGTGGAGTTTCAACATGTGAAACCTGGTAAAGGAAACGCATTTGTACGCACGAAACTAAAGAACTTAACAAATGGAAAAGTAGTAGATCACACTTTTCCTGCAGGACACAAGATTGAAGATGTGCGCGTGGAGCGTCGTCAATATCAATATTTGTATGATGATGAGGAGCGTCTGTACTTCATGAACAACGAAACATTCAACCAGATTGATGTCATGAAAGAAATGGTAGACAATCTTCAATTTTTGAAGGAAGGTATGGACGTAGAAGTATTGTTCCATGCAGAAAAAGAAATTCCATTGGCTTGTAGTTTGCCACAATATATTATCTTAGAGGTAACAGAGGTAGAACCAGGAGCAAAAGGGAATACAGCAACCAATACCTTAACACCTGCTATTGTTGAAACTGGAGCGGAAGTACGTGTTCCTTTATTTATTAAGCAAGGAGATTTGATTCGTATTGAGTCTGAAACAGGCGCTTATATGGAGCGTATGAAAAAATAA